A part of Paenarthrobacter sp. A20 genomic DNA contains:
- a CDS encoding peptidogalycan biosysnthesis protein translates to MINSEAYFSSPVGSVGSQRWAELAGTSFMSSEEWLTYCALEAEFSGAIHTTGPNGLGAVAVTAVDHCSNSLYRWDRILAERGLASPPPCGLHIGPARGYQGDFLCEDTDVIPDLVALGQEACQEAVPRKLNRKAPVPFVGMYLKDHDVNHLTSHGLGSEPLLIALDAYIPVRGQNLDEFAEGLPRKRRHTVRKEHGEFLDAGYGTTSTLLKDSTRTVAELNVEMQLRRGIVDDVDVTQGLFQQQAAIFGDKAHVEILHDKDGQSVGFMLWYDKGDTLYVRAVGFKEDKLVGASEYFNLTYYCAIEIAQDRGLNWVHAGIEASKVKAIRGAELRGLWLVDLSTDSILLPYSDDIRLKNGQFIQQAVSTSPQVGDALVGGASLLL, encoded by the coding sequence TAGGTTCGGTCGGATCTCAGAGATGGGCCGAACTCGCCGGAACGAGCTTCATGAGTAGCGAGGAATGGCTGACATACTGCGCCTTGGAAGCGGAGTTCAGTGGTGCAATCCATACCACCGGCCCCAACGGGTTGGGGGCCGTAGCTGTCACTGCGGTCGACCACTGCAGCAACAGCCTCTATCGCTGGGATCGTATTCTGGCTGAACGGGGCTTGGCCTCCCCACCACCATGTGGTCTTCATATCGGACCGGCCAGAGGCTATCAAGGCGACTTCCTCTGCGAAGATACGGATGTCATTCCCGATCTAGTAGCACTCGGCCAAGAAGCTTGCCAGGAAGCTGTACCCCGGAAACTCAATCGGAAAGCACCTGTTCCTTTCGTGGGTATGTACCTCAAGGACCACGACGTAAACCACCTGACTTCACACGGCTTAGGCTCAGAACCACTGTTGATCGCCTTGGATGCCTATATCCCGGTTCGCGGTCAAAATCTTGACGAGTTCGCAGAGGGACTACCTCGAAAGCGGAGACACACAGTGCGAAAGGAACACGGGGAGTTCCTGGACGCCGGCTACGGAACCACCAGCACCCTTCTCAAGGACAGCACTAGGACGGTCGCTGAGTTAAATGTCGAGATGCAGCTCCGCCGAGGCATCGTAGACGACGTTGACGTAACCCAGGGCCTCTTCCAGCAACAGGCGGCCATTTTTGGGGATAAGGCACATGTTGAAATCCTTCACGACAAGGACGGGCAGAGCGTTGGGTTCATGCTCTGGTACGACAAAGGTGACACCCTTTACGTTCGAGCCGTGGGCTTCAAGGAAGACAAACTGGTGGGCGCGTCGGAGTACTTCAACCTGACCTACTACTGTGCCATCGAGATAGCACAAGATCGAGGACTCAACTGGGTCCACGCGGGTATCGAGGCTTCCAAGGTAAAGGCAATAAGAGGGGCAGAGCTGCGTGGCTTGTGGCTTGTGGACTTGTCAACGGACTCGATCCTACTGCCTTATTCCGACGACATCCGACTGAAGAATGGACAATTCATACAGCAAGCAGTATCGACATCACCCCAGGTGGGGGATGCTCTCGTGGGTGGCGCGTCTCTACTCCTCTAG
- a CDS encoding MFS transporter yields MLLDQTAGFIIPVSVYAQSGNVALSGIVFLVQWAPRVLSTGLLGTLLDKYTSLRIFATSDLVRGLLCLIVAVSDSMVTLFLGAALLMFFGGIAVLGIEKVISLDDLDSREVSQSHQQVALQLTQVAGPLLGGMLILFLQQKLTFLILAGGFVISALSAIAFRTTKAQKGDAKARRAVHSSLFLGVLQVWRNKGLMKLLSMGVMVNFIAGLGLAIAPAVVIGEFAGNESTVGMVSGVGALIGAASAISLATYVSRGGKISLWIVKASFILMFVSGLGMGLAGNAIIFAAAFGLWSAGLTVFSVWLRTERLKIVPAAEVGSTIGAFVAILLLSVPLSGAVLALLGGLMSPRLIILLSVALVGLVVVLMSIRYGMLRHARAASGQPREEDSIVQH; encoded by the coding sequence ATGCTGCTCGACCAGACCGCAGGCTTCATCATTCCTGTATCCGTCTACGCTCAATCAGGCAATGTGGCTCTTTCCGGGATTGTATTCTTGGTGCAATGGGCTCCAAGAGTGCTATCAACCGGATTGTTAGGAACCCTGCTCGATAAATACACCAGTCTTAGAATATTCGCCACCTCGGATCTTGTCCGCGGACTACTTTGCCTTATTGTTGCTGTCTCAGACTCGATGGTGACACTCTTCCTAGGCGCTGCTCTGCTGATGTTCTTCGGTGGCATCGCGGTGCTTGGTATCGAGAAGGTGATTTCGCTGGATGACCTTGATTCCAGAGAGGTTAGCCAGTCCCATCAACAGGTTGCACTTCAGCTCACGCAAGTAGCAGGGCCACTACTCGGTGGGATGTTGATTCTCTTCCTACAGCAAAAGCTCACGTTCCTGATCCTCGCTGGGGGCTTTGTTATTTCTGCGCTGTCGGCGATCGCTTTCCGGACGACGAAGGCTCAAAAGGGCGACGCAAAGGCACGTCGTGCCGTCCATTCATCCCTGTTTCTTGGAGTCCTCCAAGTCTGGCGTAACAAGGGACTTATGAAGCTTCTCAGCATGGGCGTGATGGTTAATTTCATAGCCGGATTGGGATTGGCAATAGCGCCAGCGGTGGTGATTGGCGAGTTCGCCGGAAACGAATCCACGGTGGGGATGGTTAGTGGTGTTGGCGCTTTGATCGGAGCCGCCTCGGCGATCAGCCTCGCGACGTACGTAAGTCGGGGAGGCAAGATATCCCTTTGGATTGTCAAGGCCAGCTTCATTCTTATGTTTGTCTCGGGGCTCGGGATGGGTTTGGCTGGCAATGCCATCATCTTTGCTGCGGCCTTTGGTCTCTGGTCAGCAGGTTTAACTGTTTTTTCCGTTTGGCTCAGAACCGAACGATTGAAGATCGTTCCCGCTGCCGAAGTTGGGAGTACCATTGGGGCTTTTGTTGCTATCTTGTTGCTCTCGGTACCGTTGTCGGGCGCCGTTTTGGCCCTCTTGGGCGGACTAATGTCACCTCGGCTGATAATACTGCTATCGGTAGCCCTCGTGGGACTAGTGGTTGTCCTAATGTCTATTCGATACGGCATGCTCCGGCATGCCCGTGCTGCATCCGGGCAACCTCGCGAGGAGGATTCTATTGTGCAGCACTGA
- a CDS encoding ComEC/Rec2 family competence protein translates to MAESLGGPESGKRIDLRLVPVVMVTWSVALAGGFIGASWSAALAGALTVMGGVFLVLGRRQRPSGVRGRTLFATLALACVLGAAVAVHCGVSAGNRENGPLAPAVAADDGVVIHVLITGSPTAARSPGHSHDDRWMVNASLIDLRSEGSVVRGSADIVITGGDGWQNVRPGQRIRTTGALKQVREGQSEAALLNASSGPVVTGSGFDVRQTAADMRKGFVAAAQWLPEDSAGLLPGMVTGDTSALPESLETAMKTTGMTHLTAVSGANCSLILGGFILLARCFRLVRPAAGAFAACGLLSFVVMVGPDPSVLRAAVMGAVGLAALTGGLRGRSLTFLCLATTILLLLDPAMAANVGFLLSVLATLGIVLLATRIASWIPLWVPRWLAAGIAVPLSAQLLCGPVIVALQPQFTPYALIANVAAGPLVAPVTIFGTIAAPLATVLPWLAVVPIAVAGTCAGMVAGLARFFAGLPGAALPWAEGPIGMMAMVLSSVVTVLVVWAALHPAAVKRHVMGLHGVVTVLLERGQRVELVLGHHRVQHSEQMLSISRLSRGTDSLDAQCFAVPSSVTTCTLRHRSGSTSWHRSDQHSQRLAAAHRAAAILTRIAKRMRNDQRSSDQFLQQ, encoded by the coding sequence GTGGCTGAATCCCTGGGTGGTCCGGAATCGGGAAAGCGCATTGACCTGAGGCTCGTTCCTGTTGTGATGGTGACGTGGTCCGTAGCGCTGGCGGGTGGCTTCATAGGTGCATCCTGGTCTGCAGCTTTGGCGGGTGCACTGACCGTGATGGGCGGAGTGTTCCTGGTGTTGGGGCGCCGCCAAAGGCCGTCCGGAGTACGGGGCAGAACTCTGTTCGCGACCCTCGCTCTTGCCTGCGTTCTGGGAGCCGCTGTGGCGGTGCACTGCGGGGTCTCGGCCGGCAACCGTGAGAATGGGCCACTAGCCCCGGCGGTGGCCGCCGATGATGGGGTTGTGATCCATGTACTCATTACTGGCAGCCCCACAGCGGCGCGTTCACCGGGGCATTCACATGACGACAGATGGATGGTGAATGCGAGCCTGATTGATCTCAGGTCCGAGGGAAGCGTGGTGCGAGGATCTGCCGACATCGTCATCACAGGCGGCGACGGATGGCAGAATGTCCGGCCAGGGCAAAGGATCAGGACAACCGGTGCGCTCAAACAGGTGAGGGAGGGGCAATCGGAAGCTGCCCTTCTGAACGCGTCCTCTGGTCCCGTCGTTACGGGCTCTGGGTTCGATGTCCGACAAACCGCGGCCGACATGCGAAAAGGGTTTGTAGCCGCTGCACAGTGGCTCCCCGAGGACTCGGCCGGGTTGCTTCCGGGAATGGTGACAGGCGACACCAGTGCGCTCCCGGAAAGTCTGGAAACCGCAATGAAGACCACGGGCATGACACATCTAACCGCCGTTTCGGGCGCCAATTGCAGCCTGATCCTGGGTGGCTTCATTTTGTTGGCGCGTTGCTTCCGGCTGGTACGCCCGGCCGCCGGGGCGTTCGCTGCGTGCGGTCTGTTGTCGTTCGTCGTGATGGTTGGGCCGGACCCGAGTGTCTTGCGGGCTGCGGTCATGGGAGCTGTGGGCTTGGCTGCCCTGACGGGCGGATTACGGGGCCGGTCCTTGACTTTCCTCTGCCTCGCCACGACGATTCTGCTGTTGCTGGACCCGGCCATGGCAGCCAACGTGGGGTTTCTCTTGTCGGTTCTGGCTACGCTCGGGATTGTGCTGCTTGCCACCCGTATTGCGTCGTGGATTCCGTTGTGGGTACCACGGTGGTTGGCTGCCGGAATTGCGGTGCCTTTGTCGGCGCAGTTGTTGTGCGGGCCGGTGATTGTGGCACTTCAGCCTCAGTTCACGCCGTATGCCCTGATCGCCAACGTGGCGGCGGGTCCTTTGGTGGCGCCGGTGACTATTTTTGGGACGATCGCTGCGCCGCTGGCCACGGTCCTGCCCTGGCTGGCGGTGGTGCCGATCGCCGTTGCGGGGACCTGCGCGGGGATGGTTGCGGGGCTGGCACGGTTCTTTGCCGGTTTGCCTGGAGCTGCTTTGCCCTGGGCTGAGGGGCCGATCGGAATGATGGCTATGGTGCTCTCATCGGTCGTGACTGTGCTGGTCGTCTGGGCGGCGCTGCATCCTGCGGCTGTGAAGCGGCACGTCATGGGCCTGCACGGTGTTGTGACGGTGCTCCTGGAGCGCGGTCAGCGCGTCGAATTGGTACTCGGGCATCATCGAGTGCAACACTCCGAACAGATGCTGTCCATCAGCAGACTCTCACGAGGAACCGACTCCCTTGACGCGCAATGCTTCGCTGTGCCGTCGTCGGTGACGACCTGCACGTTAAGGCATCGTTCCGGGTCAACCTCATGGCACCGATCAGACCAGCATAGTCAGAGGCTAGCCGCCGCGCATAGAGCAGCCGCCATCCTCACAAGGATTGCGAAACGTATGAGGAACGACCAGCGCAGCTCAGACCAATTCCTACAGCAATAG
- a CDS encoding helix-hairpin-helix domain-containing protein has translation MPRLSRDTSPDAAAQAVRQRFASRMAGDTQTSPLLELPAEDPPGSAGHEEPGAHVRSVRLRWRTPWRVAVLLAVVAAGLIVWHLWQSSLGQPTSEPLDSSTSVGPEAPDPSESPEPAGSEAQGSLLVHVAGAVKKPGVISLPLGSRVFQAIDAAGGAATNAELGGLNLAEVLNDGVKIVVPVVGEAPQPAPSALAGSGAATGNSSGGSTKVNLNTASLEELGTLPRVGPVTAQRILDWRKEHGAFASVDELDAIDGIGPKLMESLKDLVTVQGG, from the coding sequence ATGCCACGCCTGAGCCGGGATACCTCCCCAGATGCCGCAGCGCAGGCAGTCCGGCAACGCTTTGCCTCGCGAATGGCAGGGGACACCCAGACCTCGCCGCTCCTGGAGTTGCCAGCGGAAGATCCGCCCGGCTCAGCTGGCCATGAAGAACCCGGCGCCCACGTTCGAAGTGTCCGGCTTCGGTGGCGGACTCCCTGGCGGGTGGCGGTACTCCTGGCTGTCGTAGCGGCGGGTCTCATTGTGTGGCACTTGTGGCAGTCTTCCCTGGGCCAGCCAACATCAGAACCGTTGGATTCGTCGACGTCGGTTGGTCCGGAAGCGCCGGATCCGTCAGAATCGCCGGAGCCAGCGGGATCGGAGGCTCAAGGGAGCCTCCTGGTTCATGTTGCAGGGGCCGTTAAGAAGCCCGGCGTTATTTCCCTTCCGCTGGGTAGCCGCGTCTTTCAGGCCATAGATGCCGCCGGGGGTGCAGCCACCAACGCTGAACTCGGCGGTTTGAATCTTGCGGAGGTGCTCAACGACGGGGTCAAAATCGTCGTTCCGGTCGTAGGAGAGGCGCCGCAGCCGGCCCCGTCCGCGCTTGCCGGCAGTGGCGCTGCTACCGGCAACTCGAGTGGAGGTTCAACGAAGGTCAATCTCAACACAGCCTCCCTGGAAGAGTTGGGGACTTTGCCTCGGGTGGGGCCCGTAACTGCCCAGCGAATTCTCGACTGGAGGAAAGAGCACGGAGCTTTCGCATCGGTGGACGAACTTGATGCCATTGACGGGATAGGGCCCAAGCTCATGGAGTCGCTCAAGGACCTTGTGACGGTGCAGGGTGGCTGA
- a CDS encoding DegV family protein, which yields MPEREPPAWIWLKERVARLRQPTAPVTSVVEPLAAVVKTAVVTDSAAALPPDWVSAFTADGRLAVVPMPVMVGNEIYGEGEDDITQTLSLALASGASVKTSRPSPGQFEQAYLAAQRHGFESVVSIHISSELSGTADAARLAAARVSIPVEVIDSRTVGMAQGMGVQSAVVAAADGQEAAEVRGFAERRMERTRVYFYVPSLEQLRRGGRIGAAASLLGTVLAIKPILAVDGGRIVPLEKVRSAVRAVARLEEIVAADVASRPAGQQRLAVHHFGNQLEAEALAARLNEMCPDCPAPQISALPAVLAAHAGLGVLAVIVGESSTPTD from the coding sequence GTGCCTGAGCGAGAACCACCCGCATGGATATGGCTCAAGGAAAGAGTGGCGCGCCTCAGGCAACCCACTGCCCCGGTTACATCCGTTGTCGAGCCGCTGGCCGCCGTCGTCAAGACAGCAGTCGTCACCGATTCAGCAGCTGCACTGCCGCCTGACTGGGTGTCGGCCTTTACCGCCGACGGACGCCTTGCAGTTGTTCCCATGCCCGTCATGGTCGGGAACGAAATCTACGGCGAGGGCGAAGACGACATCACCCAAACGTTGTCGCTGGCTCTCGCTTCCGGTGCTTCGGTGAAAACGTCGCGGCCATCGCCCGGGCAGTTTGAACAGGCGTATCTCGCTGCCCAGCGCCACGGCTTCGAGTCCGTGGTCTCCATTCACATTTCTTCCGAGCTCTCCGGAACGGCTGATGCCGCGAGGCTTGCCGCTGCCCGCGTCAGCATCCCGGTTGAGGTCATCGACTCGCGCACGGTCGGTATGGCACAGGGCATGGGTGTCCAAAGCGCTGTGGTGGCCGCCGCCGACGGGCAGGAGGCAGCAGAAGTTCGCGGCTTCGCCGAGAGGCGTATGGAGCGTACCAGGGTCTACTTCTACGTGCCCAGCCTCGAGCAGCTCCGGCGGGGTGGGCGCATCGGTGCGGCAGCGTCGTTGTTGGGGACAGTCCTCGCCATCAAGCCCATCCTGGCGGTCGACGGCGGCAGGATCGTTCCGCTGGAGAAGGTCCGATCCGCCGTGCGTGCCGTGGCCCGCTTGGAGGAGATCGTGGCCGCGGACGTAGCGTCCCGCCCGGCCGGACAGCAAAGGTTGGCAGTTCACCACTTTGGCAACCAGTTGGAGGCCGAAGCCTTGGCTGCCCGCCTGAACGAAATGTGCCCCGACTGTCCCGCGCCCCAAATCAGCGCGCTCCCGGCCGTCCTGGCGGCACATGCTGGCTTGGGCGTTCTTGCTGTCATCGTGGGGGAGAGCAGCACGCCAACAGACTGA
- the leuS gene encoding leucine--tRNA ligase — MSVQPETETGTAQTAAAEAPEEGVYSFAAMEAKWPQVWEDLKVFTPADDGSRERRYVLDMFPYPSGDLHMGHAEAFAMGDVVARYLRQKGFDVLHPIGWDSFGLPAENAAIKRNAHPSEWTYANIDTQAASFKRYAISADWSRRLHTSDPEYYRWTQWLFKRFYERGLAYRKDSPVNWCPKDLTVLANEQVVNGACERCGTPVTKKSLNQWYFKITDYADRLLEDMDQLQGHWPERVLAMQRNWIGRSEGAHVRFVIEATEDRAEREVTVFTTRPDTLYGATFFVVAADAHLALDLVTPGQHDELMAYREKVKALSEIERQSTEREKTGVFTGRYAINPLNGEKLPVWAADYVLADYGTGAIMAVPAHDQRDLDFAKAFGLPVRAVLETGAEDPAETGVATAGEGTLKNSGELDGLSKSEGIPAAIEILEKLGTGEKFVNFRLRDWLLSRQRFWGTPIPIIHCGECGEVPVPDDQLPVRLPDNLRGEALSPKGTSPLAAAVEWVNVECPNCGRAAQRDTDTMDTFVDSSWYFLRFVSPEYTEGPFDPEKINNWMPVGQYVGGVEHAILHLLYARFFTKVIKDIGLIEANEPFSALLNQGQVLNGGKAMSKSLGNGVDLGEQLDKFGVDAVRLTMVFASPPEDDVDWADVSPSGSAKFLARAWRLGQDVSSEPGADPATGDRALRTVTHKTVADAADLLDNNKFNVVVARLMELVNATRKTIDSGAGAADPAVREAVEAVAVILSLFAPYTAEDLWNTLGHPASVANAGWPKHDEALLVQDTVTAVVQVQGKVRDRLDVSPDITEDELRELALASENVQRALDGRGIRTVIVRAPKLVNIVPA, encoded by the coding sequence GTGAGCGTTCAGCCGGAGACAGAGACCGGAACAGCACAAACAGCCGCAGCCGAAGCGCCCGAAGAAGGCGTCTACAGCTTCGCTGCGATGGAAGCCAAGTGGCCGCAGGTCTGGGAAGACCTCAAAGTCTTCACGCCCGCCGACGACGGCTCGCGGGAACGCCGCTATGTGCTGGACATGTTCCCCTACCCTTCGGGCGACCTTCACATGGGCCACGCCGAGGCCTTCGCCATGGGCGATGTCGTGGCACGCTACCTGCGCCAAAAGGGCTTCGATGTACTGCACCCCATCGGTTGGGACTCCTTCGGCCTGCCAGCCGAGAACGCTGCCATCAAGCGCAACGCACACCCCAGCGAGTGGACTTACGCGAACATCGACACCCAGGCGGCGTCCTTCAAGCGATATGCCATCTCTGCCGACTGGTCGCGCCGCCTCCACACCTCTGACCCCGAGTACTACCGGTGGACCCAGTGGTTGTTCAAGCGCTTCTACGAGCGTGGCCTGGCATACCGTAAGGATTCGCCCGTCAACTGGTGCCCCAAGGACCTCACGGTGCTGGCCAACGAGCAGGTCGTCAATGGTGCTTGTGAGCGCTGCGGCACGCCTGTCACCAAGAAGTCACTGAACCAGTGGTACTTCAAGATCACCGACTACGCCGACCGTCTGCTTGAGGACATGGACCAGTTGCAGGGTCACTGGCCCGAGCGCGTCCTCGCCATGCAACGCAACTGGATCGGCCGCTCCGAAGGTGCCCACGTGCGTTTCGTCATCGAAGCCACCGAGGACCGCGCCGAGCGTGAAGTCACCGTATTCACCACCCGTCCGGACACCCTCTACGGCGCAACGTTCTTCGTTGTCGCAGCAGATGCACATTTGGCGCTGGACCTGGTCACGCCGGGACAGCATGACGAACTCATGGCCTACCGTGAGAAGGTCAAGGCCCTGTCCGAAATCGAGCGGCAGTCCACCGAACGCGAGAAGACCGGCGTCTTCACCGGCCGTTACGCCATCAACCCGCTCAACGGCGAAAAGCTCCCCGTGTGGGCTGCTGACTACGTGCTGGCCGACTACGGCACGGGAGCCATCATGGCCGTGCCCGCGCATGACCAGCGCGACCTCGACTTCGCCAAGGCATTCGGCCTGCCCGTCCGGGCGGTGTTGGAAACCGGTGCCGAGGACCCTGCAGAGACGGGCGTAGCCACTGCCGGCGAAGGCACTCTCAAGAACTCCGGCGAGCTGGACGGGCTGTCCAAGTCCGAAGGAATTCCGGCCGCCATTGAAATTCTTGAGAAGCTCGGAACCGGCGAGAAGTTCGTGAACTTCCGGCTGCGCGACTGGCTCTTGAGCCGCCAGCGCTTCTGGGGCACACCCATCCCGATCATCCACTGCGGTGAATGCGGCGAAGTGCCCGTCCCCGATGACCAGTTGCCCGTCAGGCTGCCCGACAACCTGCGCGGTGAGGCTTTGTCTCCGAAGGGGACCTCTCCGCTGGCCGCCGCCGTCGAATGGGTCAACGTTGAGTGCCCCAACTGTGGCCGCGCAGCCCAGCGCGACACGGACACCATGGACACCTTCGTGGATTCCTCCTGGTACTTCCTGCGCTTCGTCTCGCCCGAGTACACCGAAGGCCCGTTCGATCCCGAAAAGATCAACAACTGGATGCCGGTGGGTCAGTACGTTGGCGGCGTTGAACACGCCATCCTGCACCTGCTCTACGCACGCTTCTTCACCAAGGTCATCAAGGACATTGGCCTGATCGAAGCCAATGAGCCGTTCTCCGCGCTGCTCAACCAAGGCCAGGTGCTCAACGGCGGCAAGGCCATGAGCAAATCACTGGGCAACGGTGTGGACCTCGGCGAGCAGCTGGACAAGTTTGGCGTCGACGCCGTCCGTCTCACCATGGTCTTCGCCTCCCCGCCGGAGGACGACGTCGACTGGGCGGATGTTTCGCCGTCGGGTTCGGCCAAGTTCCTGGCCCGTGCTTGGCGGCTCGGCCAGGACGTCAGCAGCGAGCCGGGTGCAGACCCGGCTACCGGTGACCGCGCCCTGCGCACCGTGACCCACAAGACCGTCGCCGACGCCGCTGACCTCCTTGACAACAACAAGTTCAACGTCGTGGTCGCCCGACTGATGGAACTGGTCAACGCCACCCGTAAGACCATCGATTCGGGTGCAGGTGCCGCAGATCCGGCTGTACGGGAAGCGGTGGAGGCCGTTGCGGTCATCCTGAGCCTGTTCGCTCCCTACACCGCGGAAGACCTCTGGAACACCTTGGGTCACCCCGCTTCCGTGGCCAACGCCGGCTGGCCGAAGCACGACGAAGCGCTGCTGGTGCAGGACACCGTCACTGCCGTGGTGCAGGTCCAGGGCAAGGTTCGCGATCGCTTGGATGTCTCGCCCGACATCACGGAAGACGAGTTGCGCGAACTCGCGCTTGCCTCGGAAAACGTCCAGCGTGCGCTGGACGGACGCGGCATCCGCACCGTGATCGTACGGGCACCTAAACTGGTGAACATCGTCCCTGCCTAG
- the glpK gene encoding glycerol kinase GlpK, with protein sequence MNQYVIAIDQGTTSSRAIVFDHSGNIVSTGQMEHEQIFPQAGWVEHNPAEIWNNTREVIASALSKANLTRHDIAAVGITNQRETAVVWDKNTGEAVYNAIVWQDTRTQPIVDELAKDGGLERFKQKVGLPLATYFSGTKIKWILDNVEGARERAEAGDLLFGNTDAWVLWNLTGGVDGGVHVTDVTNASRTLFMDLETLQWDQGILDVFGVPASMMPAIKSSSEVYGQVHTSQLLRETPVAGILGDQQAATFGQAAFQAGEAKNTYGTGCFLIFNTGEDIVHSKNGLLTTLGYKLGDAKPHYALEGSIAVTGSLIQWLRDNLGMISSAPEVEELAAAVEDNGGVYIVPAFSGLFAPYWRADARGAIVGLTRFANKGHIARAALEATAFQTREVLDAVNADSGVPLTELKVDGGMVANEALMQFQADILGVPVVRPKVVETTALGAAYAAGLAVGFWKDLGELSANWNEDKRWEPQMPAEEQERQLRLWKKAVTKSMDWVDEDVK encoded by the coding sequence ATGAACCAATACGTCATCGCCATCGATCAGGGCACCACCAGCTCCCGCGCCATCGTGTTCGACCACTCGGGCAACATCGTCTCCACCGGCCAGATGGAACACGAGCAAATCTTCCCTCAGGCTGGATGGGTAGAGCACAATCCCGCCGAAATCTGGAACAACACGCGCGAGGTCATCGCCTCAGCCCTGTCCAAGGCGAACCTGACCCGGCACGACATCGCCGCCGTCGGCATTACAAACCAGCGCGAAACTGCTGTTGTCTGGGACAAGAACACCGGCGAGGCTGTCTACAACGCCATCGTCTGGCAGGACACCCGCACCCAGCCGATCGTCGATGAACTGGCCAAGGACGGTGGGCTCGAACGCTTCAAACAGAAGGTCGGCCTGCCGCTGGCCACCTACTTCTCCGGCACCAAGATCAAATGGATCCTGGACAACGTCGAAGGAGCCCGCGAGCGTGCGGAAGCCGGCGACCTCTTGTTCGGCAACACCGATGCCTGGGTTCTGTGGAACCTGACCGGCGGCGTGGACGGCGGCGTGCACGTCACGGATGTCACCAACGCTTCCCGCACCCTCTTCATGGACCTCGAGACGCTGCAGTGGGACCAGGGAATCCTGGATGTCTTTGGAGTCCCGGCCTCGATGATGCCGGCCATCAAGTCCTCCTCCGAGGTCTACGGCCAGGTCCACACGTCCCAGTTGCTTCGCGAAACCCCGGTAGCAGGCATTCTGGGCGACCAGCAGGCCGCAACCTTCGGCCAGGCGGCGTTCCAAGCCGGCGAGGCCAAGAATACCTACGGCACCGGCTGCTTCCTGATCTTCAATACGGGCGAGGACATTGTTCACTCGAAGAACGGACTCCTCACCACCCTCGGATACAAGCTGGGCGATGCCAAACCGCACTACGCCCTTGAAGGTTCCATCGCCGTCACGGGCTCGTTGATCCAGTGGCTCCGCGACAACCTGGGCATGATCAGTTCCGCCCCGGAGGTAGAGGAACTGGCCGCAGCAGTGGAGGACAACGGTGGCGTGTACATCGTCCCCGCCTTCTCCGGACTGTTCGCACCATACTGGCGGGCAGATGCACGCGGCGCGATTGTTGGCCTCACGCGTTTCGCCAACAAGGGACACATCGCCCGTGCAGCGCTGGAGGCCACGGCCTTCCAGACCCGCGAGGTACTCGACGCCGTCAACGCCGACTCGGGTGTTCCCCTCACCGAGTTGAAGGTCGACGGCGGCATGGTGGCCAACGAGGCACTCATGCAATTCCAGGCAGACATCCTGGGCGTACCTGTTGTCCGCCCGAAGGTCGTCGAAACCACGGCACTCGGGGCTGCTTACGCCGCTGGCCTGGCGGTCGGATTCTGGAAGGACCTCGGTGAACTGAGCGCCAACTGGAACGAAGACAAGCGCTGGGAACCGCAGATGCCCGCTGAAGAGCAGGAGCGCCAACTGCGTCTCTGGAAGAAGGCAGTGACAAAGTCCATGGATTGGGTCGACGAGGACGTTAAGTAG
- a CDS encoding MIP/aquaporin family protein translates to MSLGIVFLSEVFGTMMLTLLGCGVVANVALKGTKGNNGGFLMVTWGWGIAVFAGVFVAAKSGAHLNPAVTLGLLVKGSDEYAKDVAVTFASTLTYFGGELLGAFLGAVVCWLAYKQHFDEEPLAANKLGTFSTGPAIRSTPWNLITEIIGTFVLVFVILTFGGTPSGLGPLAVALLVVGIGVSLGGPTGYAINPARDLGPRIAHAVLPIKGKGSSDWAYSWIPVVGPLVGGALAGLVAIWVPDIMPAIAG, encoded by the coding sequence ATGTCTCTTGGAATTGTTTTCCTTTCCGAAGTATTCGGAACCATGATGCTGACCCTGCTGGGTTGTGGCGTCGTGGCAAACGTTGCGCTCAAAGGCACCAAGGGCAACAACGGTGGATTCTTGATGGTGACGTGGGGCTGGGGTATTGCGGTCTTCGCGGGCGTTTTCGTGGCCGCAAAGTCCGGTGCGCACCTGAACCCGGCTGTCACCCTGGGTTTGCTGGTCAAAGGTAGCGATGAGTACGCGAAGGACGTTGCGGTGACCTTCGCCTCGACGCTCACGTACTTCGGCGGCGAACTGCTCGGCGCCTTCCTGGGTGCCGTTGTCTGCTGGCTCGCTTACAAGCAGCACTTCGATGAGGAGCCCCTGGCAGCGAATAAGCTGGGCACCTTCTCCACCGGCCCCGCCATCCGTTCCACCCCGTGGAACCTCATCACCGAAATCATCGGCACGTTCGTCCTGGTCTTCGTCATCCTGACCTTCGGCGGCACCCCTTCCGGCCTCGGCCCGCTGGCAGTTGCCTTGCTGGTTGTCGGTATCGGTGTATCCCTCGGTGGCCCCACCGGCTACGCCATCAACCCTGCACGTGACCTCGGCCCGCGCATCGCACACGCCGTCCTCCCCATCAAGGGCAAGGGCTCCAGCGACTGGGCCTACTCCTGGATCCCGGTCGTGGGACCGCTGGTTGGCGGCGCCCTCGCAGGCCTCGTGGCCATCTGGGTTCCGGACATCATGCCTGCAATCGCCGGCTAG